In Helianthus annuus cultivar XRQ/B chromosome 9, HanXRQr2.0-SUNRISE, whole genome shotgun sequence, the following are encoded in one genomic region:
- the LOC110878331 gene encoding cysteine-rich receptor-like protein kinase 42 isoform X1, with protein MFTGKSRSNNLSTTWVKISILFLLTLSTPTVNSDSRATPAGNLTCGTGRATTVGFIPTFVRAMERLSSNLNNSNNNFAVTNVTEPNSPPFFALIQCHRDLSRTDCLVCYAVSRTAVPACLPRTSGRIFLDGCFVRYDNYSFFQEAVDPVTDARNCSSSSLVGDNNNNNNNWGDFNRSVGELVENVTKLAVNNSGFGVLGVNGVYGLAQCWESLSKEECRECLDKGKREVVGCLPSREGRSMNAGCFLRYSTHKFYNDGEDAGGGTSGLSSPGAKVAVVLAAVAFLMITSFAGYAAYIRISKIREERKNMGMLSNSFNKSGLKYKYETLEKATNYFDNSNKLGQGGAGSVYKGTLPNGDVVAVKRLFFNTRQWVDEFFNEVNLISAIEHKNLVKLLACSIEGPESLLVYEYVPNKSLDHFLFDKDKVQILSWKQRMAVILGTAEGLVYLHGGCHVRIIHRDIKSSNILLDKDFSPKIADFGLVRTFGADRSHLTTGIAGTLGYMAPEYIVRGQLTEKADVFSFGVVVLEIACGKRNNAFVEDTGSLLQTVWKLYKEGVVSEAIDPLLKGEFPEHEALEVMQIGLLCTQASAALRPSMPEVVEFLTTKPEDRQTPIPIPHQPPFLNARSLMSQGLTNSTSGPLTKVGLSFTNTNTSRSSTTPSSEWPLRIDELSSS; from the exons ATGTTCACCGGAAAATCAAGATCCAACAATCTCTCAACAACATGGGTAAAAATCTCAATCTTATTCCTCCTAACTCTTTCAACCCCCACCGTTAACTCCGACTCACGTGCCACTCCCGCCGGCAACCTCACGTGCGGGACCGGTCGAGCAACAACCGTAGGATTCATCCCAACATTCGTACGAGCAATGGAACGACTCTCCAGCAACCTCAACAACTCCAACAACAACTTCGCCGTAACAAACGTAACCGAACCCAACTCACCCCCGTTTTTCGCCTTAATCCAATGCCACCGTGATCTTTCCCGCACCGACTGTCTCGTCTGCTACGCCGTCAGCCGTACCGCCGTCCCCGCCTGCCTTCCTCGTACCTCCGGCAGAATCTTCCTCGACGGATGCTTCGTTCGGTACGATAATTACAGTTTCTTTCAAGAAGCTGTGGACCCAGTTACAGATGCCAGAAATTGTAGTAGTTCCAGTTTGGTGGgtgataataataacaataataataattgggGTGATTTTAATAGGAGTGTGGGGGAATTGGTGGAGAATGTGACGAAATTAGCGGTGAATAATAGTGGGTTTGGGGTTTTAGGGGTGAATGGGGTGTATGGGTTGGCACAGTGTTGGGAGAGTTTGAGTAAGGAGGAGTGTAGGGAGTGTTTGGATAAGGGGAAAAGGGAGGTGGTGGGGTGTTTGCCAAGTAGAGAAGGGAGGAGTATGAATGCTGGGTGCTTTTTGAGGTATTCTACACATAAGTTTTACAATGATGGTGAAGATGCTGGTGGGGGTACTTCTG GGCTTTCTAGTCCAGGAGCCAAAGTAGCTGTTGTATTGGCTGCGGTTGCTTTCCTCATGATCACATCTTTTGCTGGTTATGCAGCGTATATAAGAATATCAAAGATTAGAGAAG AGCGGAAAAACATGGGAATGCTATCGAATTCGTTTAACAAGTCCGGATTGAAGTACAAATACGAAACGCTCGAGAAAGCGACAAATTACTTTGATAATTCAAATAAGTTAGGTCAAGGGGGAGCGGGTTCAGTCTACAAAGGAACTCTTCCGAATGGAGATGTTGTCGCGGTGAAACGATTGTTTTTCAATACGCGACAATGGGTGGACGAGTTCTTTAATGAAGTCAATTTGATCAGTGCAATTGAACACAAGAATCTTGTCAAGCTTTTGGCGTGTAGTATCGAAGGCCCCGAGAGTCTTTTGGTTTATGAATATGTTCCAAATAAGAGCCTTGATCATTTCCTTTTCG ACAAGGATAAAGTACAGATTTTAAGCTGGAAGCAGAGGATGGCGGTGATTCTAGGAACAGCCGAAGGGTTAGTTTATCTTCATGGAGGGTGTCATGTAAGAATTATCCATCGGGACATTAAAAGCAGCAACATTCTTCTTGACAAAGATTTTTCTCCTAAGATCGCGGATTTTGGTCTCGTGAGAACTTTCGGGGCTGATAGGAGTCATCTTACCACCGGAATCGCTGGAACTTT AGGTTATATGGCACCTGAATACATAGTCCGAGGACAACTTACCGAAAAAGCCGATGTTTTTAGTTTTGGAGTCGTGGTTCTTGAAATCGCGTGTGGTAAAAGAAACAATGCCTTTGTAGAAGATACCGGCTCGCTTTTGCAAACC GTTTGGAAGCTATACAAAGAAGGCGTTGTGTCGGAAGCCATCGATCCGTTACTAAAAGGTGAATTTCCCGAGCACGAAGCGTTGGAAGTGATGCAGATCGGGCTTCTGTGCACACAAGCGTCTGCGGCCTTACGGCCATCAATGCCCGAAGTGGTCGAGTTTTTGACGACAAAACCCGAAGACCGGCAGACCCCAATCCCGATCCCGCATCAACCGCCATTTTTAAATGCTCGGTCTCTCATGTCTCAAGGGCTAACCAACTCGACTTCTGGCCCGTTGACCAAGGTCGGTTTGTCGTTTACAAACACCAACACATCACGGTCGTCTACTACGCCAAGCTCAGAATGGCCGTTACGAATCGATGAATTGAGCTCGAGTTAG
- the LOC110878331 gene encoding cysteine-rich receptor-like protein kinase 42 isoform X2, with amino-acid sequence MFTGKSRSNNLSTTWVKISILFLLTLSTPTVNSDSRATPAGNLTCGTGRATTVGFIPTFVRAMERLSSNLNNSNNNFAVTNVTEPNSPPFFALIQCHRDLSRTDCLVCYAVSRTAVPACLPRTSGRIFLDGCFVRYDNYSFFQEAVDPVTDARNCSSSSLVGDNNNNNNNWGDFNRSVGELVENVTKLAVNNSGFGVLGVNGVYGLAQCWESLSKEECRECLDKGKREVVGCLPSREGRSMNAGCFLRYSTHKFYNDGEDAGGGTSGLSSPGAKVAVVLAAVAFLMITSFAGYAAYIRISKIREERKNMGMLSNSFNKSGLKYKYETLEKATNYFDNSNKLGQGGAGSVYKGTLPNGDVVAVKRLFFNTRQWVDEFFNEVNLISAIEHKNLVKLLACSIEGPESLLVYEYVPNKSLDHFLFDKDKVQILSWKQRMAVILGTAEGLVYLHGGCHVRIIHRDIKSSNILLDKDFSPKIADFGLVRTFGADRSHLTTGIAGTL; translated from the exons ATGTTCACCGGAAAATCAAGATCCAACAATCTCTCAACAACATGGGTAAAAATCTCAATCTTATTCCTCCTAACTCTTTCAACCCCCACCGTTAACTCCGACTCACGTGCCACTCCCGCCGGCAACCTCACGTGCGGGACCGGTCGAGCAACAACCGTAGGATTCATCCCAACATTCGTACGAGCAATGGAACGACTCTCCAGCAACCTCAACAACTCCAACAACAACTTCGCCGTAACAAACGTAACCGAACCCAACTCACCCCCGTTTTTCGCCTTAATCCAATGCCACCGTGATCTTTCCCGCACCGACTGTCTCGTCTGCTACGCCGTCAGCCGTACCGCCGTCCCCGCCTGCCTTCCTCGTACCTCCGGCAGAATCTTCCTCGACGGATGCTTCGTTCGGTACGATAATTACAGTTTCTTTCAAGAAGCTGTGGACCCAGTTACAGATGCCAGAAATTGTAGTAGTTCCAGTTTGGTGGgtgataataataacaataataataattgggGTGATTTTAATAGGAGTGTGGGGGAATTGGTGGAGAATGTGACGAAATTAGCGGTGAATAATAGTGGGTTTGGGGTTTTAGGGGTGAATGGGGTGTATGGGTTGGCACAGTGTTGGGAGAGTTTGAGTAAGGAGGAGTGTAGGGAGTGTTTGGATAAGGGGAAAAGGGAGGTGGTGGGGTGTTTGCCAAGTAGAGAAGGGAGGAGTATGAATGCTGGGTGCTTTTTGAGGTATTCTACACATAAGTTTTACAATGATGGTGAAGATGCTGGTGGGGGTACTTCTG GGCTTTCTAGTCCAGGAGCCAAAGTAGCTGTTGTATTGGCTGCGGTTGCTTTCCTCATGATCACATCTTTTGCTGGTTATGCAGCGTATATAAGAATATCAAAGATTAGAGAAG AGCGGAAAAACATGGGAATGCTATCGAATTCGTTTAACAAGTCCGGATTGAAGTACAAATACGAAACGCTCGAGAAAGCGACAAATTACTTTGATAATTCAAATAAGTTAGGTCAAGGGGGAGCGGGTTCAGTCTACAAAGGAACTCTTCCGAATGGAGATGTTGTCGCGGTGAAACGATTGTTTTTCAATACGCGACAATGGGTGGACGAGTTCTTTAATGAAGTCAATTTGATCAGTGCAATTGAACACAAGAATCTTGTCAAGCTTTTGGCGTGTAGTATCGAAGGCCCCGAGAGTCTTTTGGTTTATGAATATGTTCCAAATAAGAGCCTTGATCATTTCCTTTTCG ACAAGGATAAAGTACAGATTTTAAGCTGGAAGCAGAGGATGGCGGTGATTCTAGGAACAGCCGAAGGGTTAGTTTATCTTCATGGAGGGTGTCATGTAAGAATTATCCATCGGGACATTAAAAGCAGCAACATTCTTCTTGACAAAGATTTTTCTCCTAAGATCGCGGATTTTGGTCTCGTGAGAACTTTCGGGGCTGATAGGAGTCATCTTACCACCGGAATCGCTGGAACTTTGTAA